One part of the Oncorhynchus clarkii lewisi isolate Uvic-CL-2024 chromosome 7, UVic_Ocla_1.0, whole genome shotgun sequence genome encodes these proteins:
- the LOC139413550 gene encoding musculoskeletal embryonic nuclear protein 1a yields MSQPEEGEEGQLKRPEVSEEDLIGAKDKLSSKGKLKGKTIEVMDECERAGKVAPSVFSGVRSGRETAINKPQARQIKK; encoded by the exons ATGTCTCAG cctgaagagggggaggagggacagCTGAAGCGTCCTGAGGTGAGCGAGGAGGATCTGATCGGAGCGAAGGATAAGCTGAGCTCCAAAGGAAAGCTGAAGGGCAAGACCATAGAAGTGATGGATGAGTGCG AGCGTGCGGGTAAAGTTGCCCCTTCTGTGTTCAGTGGAGTGCGTTCAGGGAGAGAGACCGCCATCAACAAGCCCCAGGCTCGACAAATCAAGAAGTAG
- the LOC139413549 gene encoding ruvB-like 1 yields MKIEEVKSTTKTQRIASHSHVKGLGLDDAGNAKQNASGLVGQETAREACGIIVELIRSKKMSGRAVLLAGPPGTGKTALALAMAQELGNKVPFCPMVGSEVYSSEIKKTEVLMENFRRAIGLRIKETKEVYEGEVTELTPCETENPMGGYGKTISHVIIGLKTGKGTKQLKLDPSIYESLQKERVEAGDVIYIEANSGAVKRQGRCDTFATEFDLEAEEYVPLPKGDVHKKKEIIQDVTLHDLDIANARPQGGQDILSMMGQLMKPKKTEITDKLRAEINKVVNRYIDQGVAELVPGVLFVDEVHMLDIECFTYLHRALESTIAPIVVFASNRGNCLIRGTEDISSPHGIPLDLLDRVMIIRTMLYTPQEMKQIIKIRAQTEEINISEEALSHLGEIGTKTTLRYAAQLLTPASLLGRVQGKEGVEREQVEEINELFYDAKSSAKILQDQQHKYMK; encoded by the exons ATGAAGATCGAGGAAGTCAAAAGCACCACGAAAACCCAGCGCATCGCGTCTCACAGTCATGTGAAAGGACTCGGACTAGACGATGCCGGGAACGCAAAGCAAAATGCGTCAGGTCTTGTTGGACAGGAGACCGCAAGAGAG GCTTGTGGTATCATTGTGGAACTGATCCGCTCAAAGAAGATGTCGGGAAGGGCAGTTTTACTTGCTGGACCTCCCGGTACAGGAAAG ACCGCCTTGGCTTTGGCTATGGCACAGGAGCTCGGCAACAAGGTGCCCTTCTGCCCTATGGTGGGCAGTGAGGTCTACTCTTCTGAGATCAAGAAAACAGAGGTGCTAATGGAGAACTTCAGGAGGGCCATAG gGTTACGTATTAAGGAGACCAAGGAGGTGTATGAGGGGGAGGTCACAGAGCTGACCCCCTGTGAGACAGAGAATCCCATGGGTGGTTACGGGAAGACCATCAGCCACGTCATCATCGGACTGAAGACCGGCAAGGGCACCAAGCAGCTCAAG CTGGACCCCAGTATTTATGAGAGCCTGCAGAAGGAGCGTGTGGAAGCGGGAGACGTCATCTACATTGAAGCAAACAGTGGCGCCGTCAAG AGACAAGGTCGGTGTGACACATTTGCCACAGAGTTTGACCTGGAGGCTGAGGAGTACGTGCCGCTGCCTAAGGGGGACGTCCACAAGAAGAAAGAGATTATCCAAGACGTCACGCTACACGACCTGGATATTGCCAATGCTAGACCacag ggaGGTCAAGATATCCTGTCTATGATGGGACAGCTGATGAAGCCCAAGAAGACCGAGATCACAG ACAAGCTGCGAGCTGAGATCAACAAGGTGGTAAACCGCTACATTGACCAGGGTGTGGCTGAGCTGGTCCCTGGGGTGCTGTTTGTGGACGAGGTACACATGCTGGACATCGAATGTTTCACCTACCTGCACCGAGCTCTGGAGAGCACCATCGCACCCATCGTAGTATTCGCCTCCAACAGGGGCAACTGCCTCAtcag GGGGACAGAGGACATCAGCTCTCCTCATGGCATTCCCCTGGACCTGCTGGACCGAGTCATGATCATCCGCACCATGCTCTACACACCGCAGGAGAtgaagcag aTCATTAAGATTCGTGCTCAGACTGAGGAGATCAACATCAGTGAGGAGGCCCTCAGTCACCTGGGAGAGATCGGAACCAAGACCACACTCCG gtatGCGGCTCAGCTGCTGACCCCAGCCAGTCTGTTAGGCAGAGTCcaagggaaggagggagtagagagggagcaGGTGGAGGAGATCAACGAACTCTTCTACGATGCCAAGTCCTCCGCTAAGATCCTCCAGGACCAGCAGCACAAGTACATGAAATAA